One Dreissena polymorpha isolate Duluth1 chromosome 9, UMN_Dpol_1.0, whole genome shotgun sequence genomic window carries:
- the LOC127846021 gene encoding interferon-inducible GTPase 1-like, with translation MDEWKSCEIKIAILGESGTGKSSFINAFRGLQNKDKGEGVAEVGTDQTTLVVTPYQSPDHPNLQLFDVPGVNTPTFPQHTYLSAINVNQYDFFILISSERFTDNDLWLAKEIISRKKRFYFVRTKVDQDLTNDQNDHVDHDPDKWIDKTRQNCINLLRRGHVPDPVVFLVSNRNTLLYDFGDLQKRLVDDSPEIIRNAIILSFSAITKEILNEKREVLESRKTGRAVLAVLGALIPIPGVGAAINFTVMKNEMTFYKEQFGIDDRSLQQLASQVGVSIEYLKNHLSLKSCIIFESGTEFRKFCEEAHDQFLVDAIAKVLLPIIGGIISAFKSAPAAVAIQEKLLDICYKEACRVIDYRSEWFKKQPSV, from the coding sequence ATGGATGAATGGAAGTCGTGTGAAATAAAAATAGCAATTCTTGGTGAATCTGGAACGGGAAAATCTTCCTTCATTAACGCATTTCGGGGGCTTCAAAATAAGGATAAGGGTGAGGGTGTAGCGGAAGTTGGGACAGACCAGACAACACTTGTTGTTACACCATATCAGAGTCCAGATCATCCAAATCTTCAATTATTTGATGTTCCTGGGGTCAACACTCCAACATTCCCCCAACACACTTACTTGAGCGCCATTAACGTCAACCAATATGATTTCTTTATTTTGATTTCAAGCGAGAGATTTACGGATAATGACCTCTGGTTGGCCAAGGAAATCATTTCGAGGAAGAAGCGATTTTATTTTGTAAGGACCAAGGTTGATCAGGATCTTACAAACGATCAAAACGACCATGTGGACCACGATCCTGACAAGTGGAttgacaagacaagacaaaatTGTATAAATCTACTCAGACGGGGTCATGTGCCTGACCCCGTGGTCTTTCTTGTAAGCAATAGAAACACATTGCTTTACGATTTTGGTGACCTACAAAAACGGCTTGTCGATGATTCTCCCGAAATCATTAGAAATGCGATTATATTGTCCTTTTCAGCGATTACAAAGGAAATACTGAACGAAAAGCGTGAGGTTTTAGAGTCCAGAAAAACCGGTCGAGCTGTTTTAGCAGTTTTGGGGGCCTTAATTCCTATTCCGGGCGTTGGGGCAGCAATAAACTTTACCGTCATGAAGAATGAAATGACATTTTACAAGGAACAGTTTGGAATAGATGACAGGTCTTTGCAGCAACTTGCTTCTCAAGTTGGTGTTTCAATTGAATATCTAAAGAACCACCTTTCTCTAAAGTCTTGCATTATTTTTGAATCAGGAACCGAATTCAGAAAATTCTGTGAAGAAGCACATGATCAGTTTCTGGTTGATGCCATAGCGAAAGTCTTGCTTCCGATCATTGGAGGCATCATATCAGCGTTCAAATCCGCTCCTGCAGCTGTGGCTATACAAGAAAAACTTCTTGATATTTGCTACAAGGAAGCATGTAGGGTCATCGATTATCGGTCCGAATGGTTTAAAAAACAACCAAGTGTATAA